Proteins encoded within one genomic window of Bacillus sp. 1NLA3E:
- a CDS encoding DHH family phosphoesterase, translating to MKGKILEAISKYETIIVHRHVRPDPDAYGSQCGLVELLQANYPEKQIYAVGKEEVSLQFLRRLDSIPQETYNGALVIVCDTANEERICDQRYNTGDMLIKIDHHPNEDPYGDIVWVETSSSSTSEMIYELAKEQGLTINDAAARLLYAGIVGDTGRFLYPSTTDKTFLYAGELIHYKFSRTELYDKMYELKPNIVKLNGYVLQNFVARPTGVASMILSKELLQKFDARVSEASLLVSVLGNVEGIVAWVFFIEEDDQIRVRLRSKGPVINGVAKKYKGGGHPLAAGASIHSWDEVDHVIRDIEELCK from the coding sequence ATGAAGGGAAAAATACTAGAAGCTATAAGCAAGTATGAAACAATTATCGTACATCGACACGTCCGTCCTGATCCTGATGCTTATGGATCCCAATGTGGACTAGTTGAACTACTGCAAGCAAACTATCCTGAAAAACAAATATATGCTGTTGGCAAGGAAGAGGTATCGCTCCAATTTTTACGAAGGCTCGATTCTATCCCTCAAGAAACATATAATGGTGCACTCGTTATTGTATGTGATACAGCAAATGAAGAAAGAATTTGTGATCAGAGATACAACACAGGGGATATGTTGATCAAAATAGACCATCATCCAAATGAAGATCCATATGGTGATATCGTATGGGTCGAAACAAGTTCTAGCTCAACAAGTGAAATGATTTATGAGTTGGCAAAGGAACAAGGTTTAACTATAAATGATGCAGCGGCAAGACTTCTATATGCTGGAATTGTTGGAGACACTGGAAGATTTCTTTATCCAAGTACAACGGATAAGACATTTTTATATGCAGGAGAACTGATTCATTACAAATTTTCCCGAACAGAGCTTTACGATAAGATGTATGAACTTAAGCCAAATATTGTGAAGTTAAATGGATACGTACTGCAAAATTTTGTGGCAAGACCAACAGGTGTCGCCTCGATGATTTTATCGAAAGAGCTACTACAAAAATTTGATGCGAGAGTTTCAGAAGCATCTCTATTAGTAAGCGTTTTAGGTAATGTAGAAGGAATTGTGGCTTGGGTTTTCTTCATTGAAGAGGATGACCAAATCCGCGTTAGACTTCGTTCAAAAGGTCCAGTTATCAATGGAGTTGCTAAAAAGTATAAAGGTGGGGGTCACCCACTTGCAGCTGGAGCATCGATTCATTCATGGGACGAAGTCGATCATGTCATCCGCGATATCGAGGAATTATGTAAATAA
- a CDS encoding YtpI family protein: MPILVFLIVFSLALFLFYKTKYFRSHRPAERNWLSAKSGITLGLFVGLFGINQLFLFHTTVTYVVSALFIIIGSLSVLNGIKAYKFYLPYARQEAEEWSHK; the protein is encoded by the coding sequence ATGCCGATTCTTGTTTTTTTGATTGTATTCTCCCTTGCCCTATTTCTTTTTTATAAAACAAAATATTTCCGTTCCCATCGCCCTGCTGAACGAAATTGGCTTTCTGCAAAATCAGGTATTACGCTTGGACTTTTTGTTGGTCTGTTTGGAATTAACCAACTTTTCTTATTCCATACGACAGTTACTTATGTGGTTTCAGCCCTTTTTATCATCATTGGCAGCCTTAGTGTGCTTAATGGAATAAAAGCGTATAAGTTTTATCTGCCTTATGCACGACAAGAAGCTGAAGAATGGAGTCATAAATAA